The Bombus fervidus isolate BK054 chromosome 8, iyBomFerv1, whole genome shotgun sequence genome window below encodes:
- the LOC139989732 gene encoding uncharacterized protein has product MEHKTSAQKHEEECITGDITIKLEEQDIPEDTTEQQLIESPERKDPQIDEAAQVHTNLSVQTPVQFSQWLDQCSNGSESMTSNEETFTCDYCSKIFRKKYALQRHLETHSNARVECSVCHRLLKTKKTLKLHMMLHEDTGKIFECSECGFMSKRKQSMTRHQIRMHSKIADYKCPLCPKTFKFNGDLKRHHEAKHVVDPCYCEICGKTYRNSHFLRKHRRISKTHRNAYTRVCYGAIRSNQNIECATSQNKGKVKRVFNCSKCKWRFSSWRLLNKHMQRHLLIFNCDICGAVFKYKASFLKHQESHKQSEQL; this is encoded by the coding sequence ATGGAGCACAAAACATCGGCACAGAAACACGAAGAAGAGTGTATTACTGGAGATATCACCATCAAGTTGGAGGAACAAGACATACCCGAAGACACGACCGAACAACAGCTGATCGAATCGCCTGAGCGAAAAGATCCTCAAATTGACGAAGCTGCTCAGGTACATACGAATCTATCTGTTCAGACGCCTGTACAATTTTCTCAGTGGTTGGACCAATGTTCCAATGGTTCTGAAAGTATGACGAGCAACGAGGAAACGTTTACTTGCGACTACTGTTCGAAGATCTTCAGGAAGAAGTACGCATTGCAGAGGCATTTAGAGACTCATAGTAACGCGCGGGTGGAATGTTCGGTGTGCCATCGACTCCTAAAGACCAAGAAGACGCTGAAGCTTCATATGATGCTGCACGAAGATACCGGTAAAATATTCGAGTGCTCGGAATGCGGCTTTATGTCGAAACGAAAGCAAAGTATGACTCGTCATCAGATCAGGATGCACTCGAAGATCGCCGATTACAAATGTCCACTTTGCCCGAAGACGTTTAAATTTAACGGTGATCTTAAAAGACATCATGAAGCGAAACACGTGGTCGACCCATGTTATTGCGAGATTTGTGGGAAAACGTATAGAAATAGTCATTTTCTTCGGAAGCACCGGCGCATATCCAAGACACATAGAAACGCTTACACTCGTGTATGTTACGGGGCAATTAGGAGTAATCAGAACATAGAGTGTGCGACCTCGCAAAACAAGGGTAAAGTGAAGCGAGTATTCAATTGCTCCAAGTGTAAATGGCGATTCAGCAGCTGGAGGTTACTAAATAAGCACATGCAACGACATCTCCTCATCTTTAATTGTGACATTTGTGGAGCCGTGTTTAAGTATAAGGCTTCGTTTTTGAAGCATCAAGAATCGCACAAACAATCTGAACAGTTATAA